From Pirellulales bacterium, a single genomic window includes:
- a CDS encoding deoxyguanosinetriphosphate triphosphohydrolase, with protein sequence MKRDELRASEADITEPAQVASVAERDRLLLAGYAMHSAASQGRHHTERPHPYRGPFQRDRDRIVHSAAYRRLSAKTQVFTGDLGDYHRTRLTHTIEVASVARTIGRALRLNEDLVEALALAHDLGHPPFGHAGESALDRCLADHGGFNHNRHGLRIVTELEQRYREFPGLNLSIEVLEGQSARATKGVAATERPLLEAQVVDAADSVAYDTHDVDDALEHRLLSMGELMTLPLWQQAERRVRSRYQALDESQLRRAILHELVDWQVGDLLQQAQARLQAGGIDSVAAVRQAPLVIEPSQELATQKLELEKFLAERVYRHPQLLSVRRAAQEMLSAMFAGYLARTELLPASYQIRAAQVGWPRTVGDYLAGMTDRYAQQEFTRLFKKA encoded by the coding sequence ATGAAACGTGACGAGTTGCGAGCCTCGGAAGCCGACATCACAGAGCCGGCGCAGGTCGCCAGTGTCGCCGAGCGCGATCGCCTGCTATTGGCCGGCTACGCGATGCATAGTGCCGCCAGCCAAGGCCGCCATCACACGGAGCGACCGCATCCGTATCGCGGGCCTTTCCAGCGCGACAGGGATCGTATCGTCCACAGCGCGGCCTACCGTCGACTGAGCGCGAAGACGCAAGTCTTCACCGGCGACCTGGGGGATTACCATCGCACGCGGCTTACCCACACGATCGAAGTCGCGTCGGTTGCCCGCACCATCGGGCGGGCCTTGCGCTTGAACGAGGATCTGGTCGAAGCGCTGGCACTGGCCCATGACCTGGGCCATCCACCGTTCGGGCATGCCGGAGAAAGCGCGCTCGATCGCTGCCTGGCCGATCATGGCGGATTCAATCACAACCGGCACGGCCTGCGGATCGTCACCGAGCTCGAGCAGCGCTATCGCGAATTCCCAGGCCTGAACCTATCGATCGAAGTTCTCGAAGGACAGTCGGCCCGGGCGACAAAAGGAGTCGCCGCGACCGAGCGCCCACTCTTGGAAGCACAAGTGGTCGACGCGGCAGACAGCGTCGCCTATGACACGCACGACGTGGATGACGCGCTTGAGCATCGGCTGCTGTCGATGGGGGAATTAATGACGCTCCCGCTCTGGCAACAGGCTGAGCGTCGCGTGCGTTCTCGCTACCAAGCGCTTGACGAAAGTCAATTGCGGCGAGCCATCCTGCACGAGCTCGTTGACTGGCAAGTGGGGGACCTGCTCCAGCAAGCTCAAGCGCGATTGCAGGCGGGCGGAATCGATTCGGTCGCGGCCGTGCGTCAGGCGCCGCTCGTGATCGAGCCGAGCCAGGAATTGGCGACGCAAAAACTGGAATTGGAAAAATTCCTGGCCGAACGCGTTTATCGTCATCCGCAATTGCTTTCGGTGCGCCGCGCGGCGCAAGAAATGCTCTCCGCGATGTTCGCTGGATACTTGGCGCGGACGGAACTATTGCCGGCCAGTTATCAGATTCGCGCCGCCCAGGTTGGCTGGCCTCGCACCGTAGGAGATTATCTGGCCGGCATGACCGATCGATACGCCCAGCAGGAGTTTACACGGCTGTTCAAGAAGGCATGA
- a CDS encoding MoxR family ATPase, protein MQEELQKVIVGQDEVIEQMFAAIFTGGHCLLEGVPGLAKTLMVSTLAKILDVTFKRIQFTPDLMPSDITGTNVLEEDDQGRRNFRFVEGPIFTNILLADEINRTPPKTQAALLQAMQEREVSVGQQTYNLPEPFFTIATQNPIEQEGTYPLPEAQLDRFMFNIKVNYPSLAEEEQILASTTRGEKPEVRRVLSGRAIVNLQKLVRSVAVSEYIIKYVARLVRATRPKDESAPDFVKELVDWGAGPRAGQFLINGGKALAAMEGRFSVAIDDVKRVAVAVLRHRVSTNFQAQAEGMNTEDVIKRLLELIPTPEIPKFQG, encoded by the coding sequence ATGCAGGAGGAATTGCAGAAGGTCATCGTCGGCCAGGACGAAGTCATCGAGCAGATGTTCGCCGCCATATTCACCGGTGGGCATTGCCTATTGGAAGGCGTGCCCGGCCTGGCCAAAACGTTGATGGTCAGCACGCTGGCCAAAATCCTGGACGTCACTTTCAAACGCATTCAGTTCACGCCGGACTTGATGCCCTCGGATATCACGGGCACGAATGTCTTGGAAGAAGATGACCAGGGGCGGCGAAACTTCCGCTTCGTCGAGGGCCCGATCTTCACGAACATCCTGCTGGCCGACGAAATCAACCGTACACCACCGAAGACGCAGGCCGCGCTGCTGCAAGCAATGCAGGAGCGCGAAGTGTCGGTCGGGCAGCAGACGTACAACTTGCCGGAGCCATTTTTCACGATCGCAACACAAAACCCGATCGAGCAGGAAGGAACCTATCCGCTGCCCGAAGCGCAGTTGGACAGGTTCATGTTCAATATCAAGGTCAACTATCCCAGTTTGGCCGAAGAGGAACAGATCCTGGCTTCGACGACGCGCGGCGAAAAGCCCGAGGTGCGACGCGTCCTTTCAGGTCGAGCGATCGTGAATCTGCAAAAACTGGTCCGCTCGGTGGCCGTCAGCGAATACATCATTAAATATGTCGCACGACTGGTGCGCGCGACCCGGCCGAAGGACGAATCGGCGCCGGACTTCGTCAAAGAACTCGTCGATTGGGGGGCCGGTCCGCGTGCCGGGCAATTCCTGATCAACGGCGGCAAGGCGCTGGCCGCGATGGAAGGACGATTCTCGGTCGCGATCGATGACGTCAAACGAGTGGCCGTCGCCGTGCTACGGCACCGCGTCAGCACAAACTTCCAGGCCCAGGCCGAAGGGATGAATACCGAAGACGTGATCAAGCGTCTGTTGGAACTGATTCCCACGCCCGAGATTCCGAAATTCCAAGGTTGA
- a CDS encoding BatA domain-containing protein: MDFLNPAFLAGAGLAAVPVVLHLIMRQQPRLLEFPALRFLQARQQSNRRSMRLRHLLLLALRAAAICLLALALARPSIHASGVIGDQEAPTAAALVFDTAPRMSYRHENKTRLEAAQEISEWLLPRLPSDSQVAIVDATPGEPTFQIDMSTARQRIGRMETTGLGRTLPELIEGAVALLKKSELERKEIYVFTDLAATAWNTDTPDRMTRALLELPGLAVYVIDVGVLDPRDLSLGELQLSSQVLARNSPLHVVGELDSLGMTGDAVVEMYLADNDGQMQKRSEQTVNYVPGGAQTLDFSAAGLDIGTHQGYVRIVQQDSLPIDNERYFTVEVKPPWRVLVAATQPADYHAANLVEALAPADFRRTGHARYECEVVDFAELGRRPLESYAAVCLLDPPPQPDNTWRILADYARAGGGVGIFLGSNVERQFASFNAEAAQEILPGPLDFVARFPEGTNYLSTRNDQHPILAKFRSRRGSVPWEDFPVYRFWQFESLQQGIGTVMALAGGQPALLEKPLGKGRVLTFVTPVSELAELAEDDRWNQLWGAGAWPFFMLSNEIMLYLVGGNDELMNYAAGQTVVVPIEPEKRFPTFLISTPSGESIRQAPNQQNAVVVAATQQPGNYRIRAGGDKDGVNRGFSVNLTPEASRLTRIDEDELKRLFGEQTFHVARSQEQIDRHVSLDRVGRELFPLLIAIVAIVLGAEHVLANRFYREAQPVKE; encoded by the coding sequence ATGGACTTCCTTAATCCTGCCTTTTTGGCTGGCGCCGGTCTGGCGGCCGTTCCGGTGGTGCTGCATTTGATCATGCGGCAGCAACCGCGGCTGTTGGAATTCCCTGCGCTGCGCTTTTTGCAGGCACGACAGCAGTCGAATCGGCGCAGCATGCGGCTGCGGCACCTGCTGTTGTTGGCGCTGCGCGCGGCGGCCATCTGCTTGTTGGCCCTGGCGCTCGCACGCCCCAGCATTCACGCCTCGGGCGTAATCGGCGATCAAGAGGCGCCGACCGCGGCGGCCCTGGTTTTCGACACCGCGCCGCGGATGAGCTACCGGCACGAAAACAAGACCCGTCTGGAAGCGGCGCAAGAAATCTCCGAGTGGCTGCTCCCCCGGTTGCCGTCCGACAGCCAGGTGGCGATCGTCGACGCCACGCCCGGCGAGCCCACGTTTCAGATCGATATGAGCACGGCCCGCCAACGCATTGGTCGCATGGAAACGACCGGGCTGGGGCGAACCCTTCCAGAATTAATCGAGGGAGCAGTCGCGCTTCTGAAAAAGAGCGAGCTCGAGCGCAAGGAAATTTACGTCTTTACCGACCTGGCTGCCACGGCCTGGAACACCGACACGCCTGATCGTATGACGCGCGCCCTGCTCGAGTTACCGGGCTTGGCGGTCTATGTCATCGACGTGGGCGTGCTCGATCCGCGTGACCTGTCGCTGGGCGAATTACAGCTATCGAGTCAGGTGCTGGCGCGCAACAGCCCTTTGCACGTGGTCGGTGAGCTCGATTCGCTGGGCATGACCGGCGATGCCGTGGTCGAAATGTACCTGGCCGATAATGACGGTCAGATGCAGAAGCGCAGTGAGCAGACCGTCAATTATGTGCCCGGCGGCGCTCAGACGCTCGACTTCTCGGCCGCCGGACTGGATATCGGCACGCATCAGGGCTATGTGCGTATCGTGCAGCAGGACAGTCTGCCGATCGACAACGAGCGTTACTTCACGGTCGAGGTCAAGCCGCCGTGGCGCGTGCTGGTGGCGGCCACGCAGCCGGCCGATTATCACGCGGCGAATCTGGTCGAAGCGCTTGCTCCGGCTGATTTTCGTCGCACCGGACACGCTCGCTACGAGTGCGAAGTGGTCGATTTCGCCGAGCTTGGGCGTCGTCCGCTGGAAAGCTATGCGGCCGTCTGTCTGCTCGACCCGCCACCACAGCCGGACAATACATGGCGAATTCTCGCCGATTACGCGCGGGCCGGCGGCGGGGTCGGCATTTTCCTGGGCAGTAATGTCGAACGGCAATTCGCCAGCTTCAATGCCGAAGCGGCGCAGGAAATATTGCCTGGCCCCCTGGATTTCGTCGCGCGTTTTCCCGAGGGGACGAACTATTTAAGCACGCGGAACGATCAGCACCCGATCCTGGCCAAGTTCCGTTCTCGGCGCGGCTCAGTGCCGTGGGAAGATTTTCCGGTCTATCGCTTCTGGCAATTTGAAAGTCTGCAGCAGGGTATCGGCACCGTCATGGCGCTCGCCGGAGGACAGCCGGCGCTACTGGAAAAACCGCTGGGAAAAGGGCGCGTGCTGACGTTCGTGACGCCGGTCTCGGAATTGGCCGAACTGGCCGAAGACGATCGCTGGAATCAATTGTGGGGGGCCGGAGCGTGGCCCTTCTTCATGCTCTCGAACGAGATAATGCTGTACCTGGTTGGCGGTAACGACGAGCTCATGAATTACGCGGCAGGACAGACGGTGGTCGTGCCGATCGAGCCCGAGAAGCGGTTTCCCACGTTTCTGATCTCGACCCCCAGCGGCGAAAGCATTCGCCAGGCCCCCAATCAGCAGAATGCCGTGGTCGTGGCGGCGACGCAACAGCCTGGCAACTACCGAATCCGGGCTGGCGGCGACAAGGACGGTGTGAACCGGGGCTTCAGCGTGAATCTGACGCCCGAGGCGAGTCGATTGACGCGTATCGACGAGGACGAGTTGAAGCGACTGTTCGGCGAGCAGACATTTCATGTCGCGCGCAGCCAGGAGCAGATCGACCGTCACGTCAGTCTCGATCGCGTCGGCCGCGAACTATTCCCGTTGTTGATTGCCATTGTAGCGATCGTACTAGGGGCCGAGCATGTTTTGGCCAACCGTTTCTATCGCGAAGCGCAACCGGTGAAAGAGTGA
- a CDS encoding MBL fold metallo-hydrolase: MVHNAPVKTLIHRGLTVEGYSRAAVQTYWRIPEFKLGFDLGAHPWDFMTTANWFISHTHLDHVAALPVYVARRRMMKMEPPTIYLPEQAVESVDRILKLFTRLDRGRLPCQLIGIKPGDEIEMSREHVVTVSATEHRVPSLGFVVWERRRKLRPEFADLPGDKIRDLRLAGTDVTEERRMARLAYVGDSAPDGLDSCPAMFEAQILITEMTFVAARHRKEKIHKFGHMHLDDIVARRDRFKNEIIIASHFSTRYHSKQIRQMVEAALPDMLEGRLHLWL; this comes from the coding sequence ATGGTTCATAACGCCCCTGTCAAAACGTTGATTCATCGCGGCCTGACGGTCGAAGGCTATTCGCGCGCCGCCGTGCAAACTTATTGGCGGATCCCCGAGTTCAAGCTCGGCTTCGACCTGGGCGCGCATCCCTGGGACTTCATGACCACGGCGAATTGGTTCATCTCGCACACGCACTTGGACCATGTAGCGGCGCTGCCGGTTTACGTTGCGCGGCGCCGCATGATGAAGATGGAACCGCCGACGATCTACTTGCCTGAGCAGGCCGTCGAGAGCGTCGATCGCATCCTGAAGCTCTTCACGCGGCTCGATCGCGGCCGGCTTCCTTGCCAGTTGATCGGCATCAAGCCGGGGGACGAGATCGAGATGTCGCGCGAGCACGTCGTCACCGTCTCGGCCACGGAGCATCGCGTCCCGTCGCTCGGGTTTGTCGTGTGGGAGCGCCGTCGCAAACTACGGCCCGAGTTCGCCGATCTGCCCGGCGACAAGATTCGCGACCTGCGCCTGGCGGGTACCGACGTCACCGAAGAGCGCCGCATGGCCCGGCTAGCCTACGTTGGCGACAGCGCTCCCGACGGACTGGATAGCTGTCCTGCCATGTTCGAAGCGCAAATCCTGATCACCGAGATGACGTTCGTCGCCGCGCGACACCGCAAAGAGAAGATCCACAAGTTCGGGCACATGCACCTGGACGATATCGTGGCGCGCCGCGACCGCTTCAAGAACGAGATCATCATCGCCTCGCACTTCAGCACGCGCTACCACTCGAAGCAAATCCGGCAAATGGTCGAAGCAGCCCTGCCCGACATGCTCGAAGGGCGTTTGCATCTCTGGCTGTAA
- a CDS encoding PIN domain-containing protein has protein sequence MSSKSPTSVSQKGDNGISLLVLRAFFIMVAVGVGASVISADWFPKDPHPFLPWGVLIGVVGLALIVIAADVLVREKQLDVISSVYFGTIVGLFLAYVVGLALAPLPIWQVYRATINLTLGMVLCYICISLLMQTRKDFRFIIPYVEFAKEVKGLKPFILDTSVVIDGRIADVVETKIFDSQLIMPRFVLAELQNIADSADRSRRSRGRRGLDVLHKLRSSDKVDLQMYDRELPEFAGHPVDLKLVMLAKHLDGKIVTNDYNLNKVAQVQGVDVINLNDLANALKPVFLPGESLDVRIVKPGEEPGQGVGYLDDGTMIVVEGGREHLNKTVKIAVTSVLQTSAGRMIFGRYDGANKAAS, from the coding sequence ATGAGCTCGAAATCTCCAACAAGTGTCTCGCAAAAAGGGGACAACGGCATCAGTCTGCTGGTGCTGCGTGCCTTTTTCATCATGGTCGCGGTGGGGGTGGGAGCCTCGGTCATCAGCGCTGACTGGTTTCCCAAAGACCCACACCCGTTCCTCCCCTGGGGCGTGCTGATCGGGGTAGTCGGGCTGGCCTTGATCGTGATCGCGGCCGACGTGCTCGTACGCGAAAAGCAGTTGGACGTCATCTCGAGCGTCTATTTCGGCACCATCGTCGGCCTGTTTCTGGCTTACGTCGTGGGCCTGGCCCTGGCACCGCTGCCGATTTGGCAAGTCTATCGGGCGACGATCAACCTGACCCTGGGCATGGTCCTGTGCTACATCTGCATCAGTCTGTTGATGCAAACTCGCAAGGACTTCCGCTTTATCATCCCCTACGTCGAGTTCGCCAAGGAAGTGAAGGGCTTGAAGCCGTTTATCCTGGACACCAGCGTCGTGATCGACGGGCGAATCGCCGATGTGGTCGAGACCAAGATCTTCGACAGCCAGTTGATCATGCCGCGATTCGTCCTGGCCGAGTTGCAGAATATCGCCGATAGCGCGGATCGATCCCGCCGCAGCCGCGGGCGCCGCGGACTGGACGTGCTGCACAAGCTACGCTCGAGCGACAAGGTCGATCTGCAAATGTACGACCGCGAGTTGCCCGAGTTCGCCGGGCACCCGGTCGATCTGAAGCTCGTGATGTTGGCCAAGCACTTGGACGGCAAGATCGTCACGAATGATTACAACTTGAATAAGGTTGCGCAGGTGCAAGGCGTTGACGTCATCAACTTGAACGACCTGGCCAACGCGCTCAAGCCCGTGTTTCTGCCGGGCGAATCGTTGGACGTGCGGATCGTGAAACCGGGAGAAGAGCCGGGACAAGGTGTCGGCTACCTTGACGATGGCACCATGATCGTCGTCGAGGGAGGGCGCGAGCACCTGAATAAGACGGTCAAGATCGCCGTGACCAGCGTGCTGCAAACCAGCGCTGGCCGCATGATCTTCGGCCGCTACGACGGGGCGAATAAGGCCGCGTCTTAG
- a CDS encoding glutamine amidotransferase, whose amino-acid sequence MLRLVLSPVGGYLLVALAAAVLLGLLALGPGQSRVSQKRRRGLVALRLVIVLLIVLAMLRPTLVWTTISRKPTTVVILADQSRSMQIADAAGDKTRWESLRASLEAAQPELTNLANEIEVKVYTFDAEEHAIDVVDSPTQWPEKADGSQTAIGWVLDDTLRRETGKRLAGVVLLSDGAQRAVPAKDVPPQTPARRLADLGFPLYAVPFGQARALDQARDVALSDMRAPQVVFVKNEMAIEAVAQLEGFVGQDVVVQLSVETTPGKMEVVDSQRIRAEKNGDRLPIKMKYMPDSAGEKKVTLKAAPQTGELVTTNNEVSTFVTVLDGGLKVLYLNGALQPDIKFLRRSLDASPDMNVDFRTMDARKPETRPKDLDELFEPGRYDVYFIGDLDSVAFTERQLSALAQAVDRGAGLIMVGGFHSFGPGGYAATPLSKVLPVDMDRLERQNFGEAIRADLHLPEGSKLTMRPTRIGQTHSIMQLAPAAENGKAWEELPALDGANKLDRVQRGATVLAETPDNHPLLIARDFGRGRVLAFGGDSTWRWCLGGFEAAHKRFWRQVVLWLARKDQSTENSVWVNLDDRRYSPGARVEFTAGARDAHGEPIADATYDVEILRPDGSKASPRMRHTAGEMAGTYPDAQVAGDYTLIVKASVKGALIGSAQARFLVYDQDLELDNPAADRGMMDSLAAMTNGRTVAADQLGELFATIQKQLEQLEVETMVKRTLWDTWPFFLLLIALLGVEWWLRKKWGLV is encoded by the coding sequence ATGCTCCGTTTAGTTCTCAGTCCTGTCGGCGGTTACCTGTTGGTCGCGCTTGCGGCCGCGGTGCTGCTCGGACTGTTGGCACTGGGGCCGGGGCAGTCACGCGTCTCGCAGAAGCGCCGGCGCGGACTGGTAGCGCTCCGTTTGGTGATCGTGCTGTTGATCGTTCTGGCCATGCTGCGCCCGACGCTGGTGTGGACCACGATCAGCCGCAAGCCGACCACGGTCGTAATTCTGGCCGACCAATCGCGCAGCATGCAGATTGCCGACGCGGCCGGGGACAAGACACGTTGGGAATCGTTGCGGGCGAGCCTCGAAGCCGCGCAGCCAGAGCTTACGAACCTGGCCAACGAGATCGAGGTGAAGGTTTACACCTTTGATGCCGAGGAACATGCGATCGACGTCGTGGACAGCCCAACCCAGTGGCCGGAGAAGGCCGACGGTTCGCAAACCGCGATCGGTTGGGTTCTTGACGATACCTTGCGGCGCGAGACGGGGAAGCGGTTGGCCGGCGTAGTGCTTCTTTCGGATGGCGCCCAGCGCGCGGTGCCGGCCAAGGACGTGCCCCCGCAGACACCGGCCCGACGGCTGGCGGACCTGGGCTTCCCGCTGTACGCGGTTCCGTTCGGTCAGGCCCGGGCGCTGGATCAAGCCCGCGATGTGGCACTTTCCGACATGCGCGCGCCGCAAGTCGTGTTCGTCAAGAACGAAATGGCCATCGAGGCCGTCGCCCAACTGGAGGGCTTCGTCGGACAGGACGTCGTCGTGCAGCTTTCCGTCGAGACGACGCCCGGCAAGATGGAGGTCGTCGATTCGCAGCGCATTCGCGCCGAAAAGAACGGCGACCGCTTGCCGATCAAAATGAAGTACATGCCGGATTCGGCAGGCGAGAAAAAAGTCACGCTCAAAGCGGCGCCTCAAACGGGCGAGTTGGTTACCACGAACAACGAAGTCAGTACGTTCGTCACAGTGCTCGACGGCGGCCTGAAGGTGTTGTACTTGAACGGCGCTTTACAGCCGGACATCAAATTTCTGCGCCGCTCGCTCGACGCTTCGCCGGACATGAATGTCGATTTTCGCACGATGGACGCTCGCAAGCCGGAGACCCGGCCCAAGGATCTCGACGAGCTTTTTGAGCCCGGCCGGTACGACGTCTACTTCATCGGCGATTTGGATTCGGTCGCTTTTACTGAGCGTCAACTGTCGGCGCTCGCACAGGCGGTCGATCGCGGCGCCGGCTTGATCATGGTCGGCGGATTTCACAGCTTCGGGCCTGGCGGCTACGCGGCTACGCCGCTGTCAAAAGTGCTGCCGGTCGATATGGATCGCCTCGAGCGGCAAAATTTTGGCGAGGCAATTCGCGCAGATTTACACCTGCCGGAAGGCTCGAAATTAACCATGCGGCCCACGCGCATCGGTCAAACGCATAGCATCATGCAATTGGCGCCGGCGGCCGAGAACGGGAAAGCCTGGGAGGAATTGCCGGCGCTCGACGGCGCCAACAAACTGGATCGCGTGCAGCGCGGAGCCACGGTGCTGGCCGAGACTCCCGACAATCACCCGCTGTTGATCGCGCGCGATTTCGGGCGAGGCCGGGTATTGGCCTTCGGTGGCGATTCGACGTGGCGCTGGTGCCTGGGCGGCTTCGAGGCGGCGCACAAGCGCTTCTGGCGGCAGGTCGTGCTGTGGCTGGCGCGCAAGGACCAATCGACGGAAAATTCGGTGTGGGTCAACCTCGACGATCGTCGCTACAGCCCGGGCGCGCGCGTCGAATTCACGGCCGGGGCGCGCGACGCGCACGGCGAACCGATTGCCGACGCCACTTACGACGTCGAGATCTTACGGCCTGACGGCAGCAAGGCGTCGCCGCGTATGAGGCACACGGCCGGCGAAATGGCCGGCACTTATCCCGATGCGCAAGTGGCCGGAGACTACACGTTGATCGTGAAGGCCTCCGTAAAAGGGGCGCTGATCGGCTCGGCCCAGGCGCGATTCCTGGTTTACGATCAAGACCTGGAACTGGACAACCCCGCGGCCGATCGCGGCATGATGGACAGCCTGGCCGCGATGACCAACGGGCGGACCGTGGCGGCCGATCAACTAGGAGAATTGTTCGCCACGATCCAGAAGCAGTTGGAGCAACTCGAAGTCGAGACGATGGTCAAACGGACGCTGTGGGATACCTGGCCATTCTTTCTGCTCTTAATTGCACTCTTGGGTGTCGAGTGGTGGCTGCGGAAGAAGTGGGGGCTGGTGTAG
- a CDS encoding HIT domain-containing protein, with protein sequence MKHEQLWAPWRLAYITGEIDKPKPQQAELSLLPGADPQCFICRAVADTNDRQNLLVHRGQKIVTVLNRYPYNNGHLLVAPRLHKGRLDELDTDEQSETMQSITRLVGLLSELLNAEGFNVGLNMGRVAGAGLPGHLHWHIVPRWSGDTNFMPVLSGVDVISQSLDALWELLSEKLGPS encoded by the coding sequence TTGAAACACGAACAGCTCTGGGCCCCCTGGCGGTTGGCCTACATCACTGGCGAAATCGACAAGCCGAAGCCGCAACAGGCCGAACTCTCTCTGCTGCCCGGAGCCGACCCGCAATGCTTTATCTGCCGGGCCGTGGCCGATACCAACGATCGGCAAAACCTGCTGGTCCATCGCGGTCAGAAGATTGTGACCGTACTGAACCGGTATCCGTACAACAACGGGCACCTGCTCGTGGCTCCGCGGCTGCACAAGGGGCGGCTCGACGAGCTCGACACCGACGAACAGTCCGAGACCATGCAATCGATCACGCGCCTGGTCGGGCTTCTCTCCGAATTGCTCAACGCCGAAGGGTTCAACGTCGGTTTGAACATGGGACGCGTTGCGGGCGCCGGCTTGCCGGGGCATTTGCATTGGCACATCGTGCCGCGCTGGAGTGGCGACACGAATTTCATGCCGGTGCTATCGGGCGTGGATGTGATTTCGCAGTCTCTGGATGCATTGTGGGAATTGCTGTCGGAAAAACTGGGGCCGTCATGA
- a CDS encoding DUF58 domain-containing protein yields the protein MSVAEKYLKPEVVREISRLDLRAQFIVKGFLQGLHSSPFQGFSVEFSEHRKYTAGDDPHDIDWLVFAKTDKYYIKKFEAETNITGYLVMDLSRSMAYTYRQELTKFDYSICVAAALCYLMVHQQDPVGLITFDEKIRQSLPPRSKRTQLGNILSLLANLKPSGKTEIAKSLIQLAAMMRHRSLVMLFSDLLADPDPIIHALHRLRHGGHDVILFHILDEAEVRFPFDGLVEFHEPESDERVTLDADGFKADYIAEMNRFRERYKRECFQSGIDYVPLDTSMRFDRALTGYLLSRRARC from the coding sequence ATGTCGGTAGCTGAAAAATATTTGAAGCCCGAGGTGGTGCGCGAGATTTCGCGGCTGGACCTGCGCGCGCAGTTCATCGTGAAAGGCTTCCTGCAAGGCTTGCATTCCAGCCCGTTTCAAGGCTTCTCGGTCGAATTCAGCGAACATCGCAAATACACCGCCGGCGACGATCCGCACGACATTGACTGGCTGGTCTTTGCCAAGACGGACAAGTACTACATCAAGAAATTCGAAGCCGAGACCAACATCACCGGTTATCTGGTGATGGATCTGAGCCGGTCGATGGCTTACACGTATCGGCAAGAGCTGACCAAGTTCGATTACTCGATCTGCGTGGCCGCGGCGCTGTGCTACCTGATGGTACACCAGCAAGACCCGGTCGGGCTGATTACGTTCGATGAGAAGATTCGCCAAAGCTTGCCGCCGCGCTCGAAGCGGACGCAGTTGGGAAACATCTTGTCGCTACTCGCGAATCTAAAGCCGTCCGGCAAGACCGAGATCGCCAAGAGCCTGATCCAACTGGCGGCCATGATGCGGCACCGAAGCCTGGTCATGCTCTTCTCGGACCTGCTGGCCGATCCCGACCCGATCATTCACGCCCTGCACCGGCTGCGACACGGCGGGCATGACGTGATTCTGTTTCACATTCTGGACGAGGCCGAAGTGCGCTTCCCTTTCGATGGGCTGGTCGAGTTCCACGAGCCGGAATCGGACGAGCGGGTTACGCTCGACGCCGATGGGTTCAAGGCGGACTACATCGCCGAAATGAATCGCTTCCGCGAGCGTTATAAACGCGAATGTTTTCAAAGCGGCATCGACTACGTGCCGCTTGATACCAGCATGCGCTTCGACCGCGCCCTGACCGGATATCTACTCAGCCGCCGGGCGAGGTGCTGA
- a CDS encoding segregation/condensation protein A — protein sequence MSFRVDLEIFRGPLDLLLYLVRKHELEVVDIPIAPITDQFLEYLALLEQLDVNAVGDFLEMASTLLELKSRMILPQGDEVEEPLDDPRQELVRRLLEYKQFKDAASMLDERARDWQERFPRLANDLAGHKRDVAEEPIRELELWDLVSAFGRLIEQHQSNQPSNIVYDDTPIHVYMERIGHLLDDQPRVAFTELFQPGMHKSTLIGMFLAILELVRHHGMRAEQNDMFGEIWLLRDQIEKAQAEASS from the coding sequence ATGAGCTTTCGCGTTGACTTAGAAATCTTTCGCGGGCCGCTCGATCTGCTCCTCTACCTGGTGCGCAAGCACGAGCTCGAGGTCGTCGATATCCCGATCGCGCCGATCACGGATCAATTCCTCGAATACCTGGCGCTCTTGGAACAGCTTGACGTCAACGCGGTCGGCGATTTCCTGGAAATGGCCAGTACGCTGTTGGAATTGAAAAGCCGCATGATTCTTCCCCAAGGGGACGAAGTCGAGGAACCGCTGGACGATCCTCGCCAGGAACTCGTCCGCCGGCTGCTCGAATACAAGCAATTCAAAGATGCCGCCAGCATGCTCGACGAGCGAGCCCGCGATTGGCAAGAACGCTTCCCGCGTCTCGCCAATGATCTGGCAGGGCACAAGCGCGACGTGGCCGAAGAGCCGATTCGCGAGCTCGAACTTTGGGACCTGGTCAGCGCGTTTGGCCGCCTCATCGAGCAGCATCAATCGAATCAGCCCTCGAATATCGTTTATGACGACACGCCGATCCACGTCTACATGGAACGGATTGGTCACCTGCTGGACGATCAGCCGCGCGTGGCCTTCACCGAACTGTTCCAGCCGGGCATGCACAAGTCGACCCTGATCGGCATGTTCCTGGCCATTCTCGAGCTTGTTCGCCATCATGGCATGCGGGCCGAGCAGAACGACATGTTCGGTGAAATCTGGTTGCTGCGCGATCAGATTGAAAAGGCCCAGGCCGAAGCTAGTTCTTGA